tgcagtcactacatcttcaggcaaggcattccacatttggcAACACATTCATGGCTCTAGTGCTGCATATATTCACGGCCTGTGTTGTAATACTCAATTTTAGTGTGATCGGTGCTATccaaactaattaaataaaataaagttattgtaAGTCACATTTTGACATTTTGGGTGTACAAATCTGATACTAAGGATACTAATGCTACTAACAATAATGCTGGATTATATCTGTGCCTATAATTTCAACCTTTATGCGTAGATGCAATGAGTATGAAACCAGACATGTaaaatacaacattttaaaatgattatgcGGTATGCCATATTCctcatataggtatataatcaCATGCACATactgaattttcaaaaatccagGCACCAATATAATCACaacttcaatatttaaaatattcattctgCACTGTTGTTCTCCGTGTCTTTGTTAGCTGTTATACGGAAACGATGCCTCAACACAGCTCTCTTGTGCACCTTAATTTGATGCTTCAACAAGTCATGCCTGTAGCCGTACGCAGAGCCGCATATGTTACATTCATGTTTCTTTATTCTCAAATGTGATGCATCAATATGTCTTTGTAGAACCAAATTGCTATGATATGCCTTGTTGCAAGAATCACATTTAAATTGTGGTTCCGTGTGCTTTAGCTTAATATGATCACTCAAACTGCCTTTAGATATATATCTAGCCGGGCATTGTGTGCACAGGTATTTCAAGTCACCAGTATGTACTCTCATATGTCTCGAGAGCCTTTCTTTGTACCGACCAGCATATGGACATAATTCACATTTGTAAATGAATCTAGTTTCGTGCCGCACTCTATGATTAGTATAAACGTTTTTTATCTTGAATGATTTACCACAAATGTCGCACACGTACGGTTCAGGTAGATTTGGATTGTGAAGTTTCAAATGGGTCTTGTAGTAA
Above is a genomic segment from Pararge aegeria chromosome 23, ilParAegt1.1, whole genome shotgun sequence containing:
- the LOC120634218 gene encoding zinc finger protein 16-like codes for the protein MVITFYIMKVNKKRINMEEYYSGLQNMPLPVFSKHIKRQTHCRVCLQNGDMPITSVTNPQELKEALTIFGGIIFNDDDEKAVYLCYVCYKFLKSAVLFKKVAQRSNETLKQPLLKQSPGHFQDYDYSGTYDDGKSSQVYATDDFLCKQEPLEVDTKVQCPICKKVVNKSYYYKTHLKLHNPNLPEPYVCDICGKSFKIKNVYTNHRVRHETRFIYKCELCPYAGRYKERLSRHMRVHTGDLKYLCTQCPARYISKGSLSDHIKLKHTEPQFKCDSCNKAYHSNLVLQRHIDASHLRIKKHECNICGSAYGYRHDLLKHQIKVHKRAVLRHRFRITANKDTENNSAE